One window from the genome of Malus domestica chromosome 01, GDT2T_hap1 encodes:
- the LOC103406528 gene encoding putative inactive cadmium/zinc-transporting ATPase HMA3 yields MASAQGKEKPAAIKFQKSYFDVLGLCCSSEVPLIENILKPLEGVKDVSVIVPSRTVIVVHDSLLISQLQIVKALNQARLEANVRVYGAGDIYKKTWPSPYAIGSGVLLVLSFLKYAYRPLGWLALGAVAVGIFPVALKRFASIRNFRFHDINILVIIAGGNYQVGDNIGVVGSGPYGPSL; encoded by the exons ATGGCTTCTGCCCAGGGCAAAGAAAAGCCAGCAGCCATAAAGTTTCAGAAGAGCTACTTTGATGTGTTGGGGTTGTGCTGCTCATCAGAAGTTCCTCTGATAGAGAATATCCTCAAGCCTCTTGAAGGTGTGAAAGACGTTTCAGTGATTGTGCCTTCCAGAACTGTCATTGTTGTCCATGATAGCCTTCTCATTTCCCAGCTTCAAATCG TTAAGGCACTAAACCAAGCAAGGCTAGAAGCAAATGTGAGAGTGTATGGGGCAGGGGACATTTACAAGAAAACGTGGCCAAGTCCATATGCAATTGGTAGTGGCGTGTTACTGGTTCTATCATTTCTCAAGTACGCATATCGGCCATTAGGGTGGTTGGCCCTTGGAGCCGTGGCCGTTGGCATTTTCCCCGTTGCTTTGAAACGTTTTGCGTCTATTCGGAATTTCAGGTTTCATGACATCAACATTCTTGTTATCATTGCCG gtggtaattaccaagttggggacaatatcggtgttgttggaagtggaccgtatggcccgtctctctga